A genomic region of Micromonospora sp. NBC_01796 contains the following coding sequences:
- a CDS encoding SRPBCC family protein, whose translation MIDVNEKINAVRRQVGKRVLEAGEARVQTISQVYDTTLEDLWDACTKPERIARWFLPVTGDLQVGGRYQFEGNAGGTVERCDPPKGFAATWEYGTEVSWIEVRLTGEPTGGTRFELDHIAHVDDERWAQYGPGATGVGWDLGFIGLGLHLASGGAPVDPAAVEAWSTSDDGRQFITLSSQRWADAAIEAGEDPTAAKAAAGRTTAFYTGAPEDAAGAEAPAE comes from the coding sequence ATGATCGATGTGAACGAGAAGATCAACGCCGTACGGCGACAGGTCGGCAAGCGGGTCCTGGAGGCGGGGGAGGCGCGCGTACAGACGATCAGCCAGGTGTACGACACCACCCTCGAAGACCTCTGGGACGCCTGCACCAAGCCCGAGCGGATCGCCCGGTGGTTCCTGCCCGTCACCGGTGACCTCCAGGTCGGCGGCCGTTACCAGTTCGAGGGCAACGCCGGCGGCACCGTCGAACGCTGCGACCCGCCCAAGGGCTTCGCCGCCACCTGGGAGTACGGCACCGAGGTGAGCTGGATCGAGGTCCGGCTGACCGGCGAGCCGACCGGCGGAACCCGGTTCGAGCTGGACCACATCGCCCACGTCGACGACGAGCGGTGGGCGCAGTACGGGCCGGGCGCGACCGGTGTCGGCTGGGACCTGGGATTCATCGGCCTGGGCCTGCACCTCGCCTCCGGCGGCGCCCCGGTCGACCCGGCCGCGGTCGAGGCGTGGTCCACCTCCGACGATGGCCGGCAGTTCATCACCCTGAGCAGCCAGCGGTGGGCCGACGCGGCGATCGAGGCCGGGGAGGACCCGACCGCCGCCAAGGCAGCCGCCGGGCGTACGACCGCCTTCTACACCGGAGCACCGGAGGACGCCGCCGGAGCCGAGGCGCCAGCGGAATAA
- a CDS encoding ABC transporter permease, with product MVAVDGATPTRAPVRPPGGLAPALAVLEYHLVNSRRTWRSSAVSSFVLPLLTMVGFGLGVGTYVTQGVDGVDYLDFLVPGLIASTALQVAVGESTWPVLSNFNWIRTYFAQAAAPLRVFDIIGGHLAFVAFRVLASSAVFLLVATVFGALHSVWALATLPLVVLIGLAMATPVFAYSAWVPTDSYLAILFRFAIIPMTLFAGVFFPVDSLPVGLRWAAYVSPLWHGVDLCRAATLGVAPQWSVAGHLLYLGAWVVGGWLLAGAAFRRRLVI from the coding sequence ATGGTGGCCGTCGACGGGGCGACCCCGACACGTGCGCCGGTCCGCCCACCGGGCGGGCTCGCGCCGGCGCTGGCCGTACTCGAATATCACCTGGTCAACTCCCGGCGGACCTGGCGGTCCAGCGCGGTCTCCTCGTTCGTCCTGCCGCTGCTGACCATGGTCGGCTTCGGTCTCGGGGTCGGCACCTACGTCACCCAGGGTGTGGACGGCGTCGACTACCTCGACTTCCTCGTTCCCGGCCTGATCGCCTCCACCGCGCTCCAGGTCGCGGTCGGCGAGTCGACCTGGCCGGTGCTGAGCAACTTCAACTGGATCCGGACCTACTTCGCGCAGGCCGCCGCGCCGCTACGGGTGTTCGACATCATCGGCGGACACCTGGCCTTCGTCGCGTTCCGGGTGCTCGCCAGCAGTGCGGTGTTCCTGCTGGTGGCGACGGTCTTCGGCGCGCTGCACTCGGTCTGGGCGCTGGCCACCCTGCCGCTGGTCGTGCTGATCGGGCTGGCCATGGCCACCCCCGTCTTCGCCTACTCCGCCTGGGTGCCCACCGACAGCTACCTGGCGATCCTGTTCCGGTTCGCGATCATCCCGATGACCCTGTTCGCCGGGGTCTTCTTCCCGGTCGACTCGCTCCCGGTCGGGCTGCGCTGGGCCGCGTACGTGTCGCCGCTCTGGCACGGCGTCGACCTGTGCCGGGCCGCGACCCTCGGCGTCGCGCCGCAGTGGTCGGTCGCCGGTCACCTGCTCTACCTCGGCGCCTGGGTGGTCGGCGGCTGGCTGCTGGCCGGGGCCGCGTTCCGCCGACGGCTCGTGATCTAG
- a CDS encoding ABC transporter permease, with product MVSLVLPRLIGFEGARRSVSVAERNVAALKSAYWVVLVSGFFEPLLYLLSIGVGVGALIGDLTLPGGQVVTYAAFVAPAMLASSAMSGALSETTFNFFGKMKYQKLYDGILATPVRPFEIALGELGWAMLRGTLYSGAFLAVMVAMDLTTPVRALAAFPAAVLVGFAFGALGMALSTFMRSWQDFDLMGSAQFALFLFSGTFVPAQGYPTVLRWLVEASPLYRAVDLVRGITTGTGGWLRMVDVLYLLAATLVGLLVASRRMGRMLYK from the coding sequence GTGGTCAGCCTCGTCCTGCCCCGGTTGATCGGCTTCGAGGGCGCCCGCCGTTCGGTCTCGGTGGCCGAACGCAACGTCGCCGCGCTCAAGTCCGCCTACTGGGTGGTACTGGTCTCCGGCTTCTTCGAGCCGTTGCTCTACCTGCTCTCGATCGGCGTCGGCGTCGGCGCCCTGATCGGCGACCTCACCCTGCCCGGCGGGCAGGTCGTGACGTACGCGGCGTTCGTCGCCCCGGCGATGCTCGCCTCGTCGGCGATGAGCGGCGCGCTGTCGGAGACCACCTTCAACTTCTTCGGCAAGATGAAGTACCAGAAGCTGTACGACGGGATCCTCGCGACCCCCGTACGGCCGTTCGAGATCGCCCTCGGTGAGCTGGGCTGGGCGATGCTGCGCGGCACCCTCTACTCGGGCGCGTTCCTCGCCGTCATGGTCGCGATGGACCTGACCACTCCCGTACGGGCGCTCGCCGCCTTCCCCGCCGCGGTGCTGGTCGGGTTCGCCTTCGGTGCGCTCGGCATGGCCCTGTCCACGTTCATGCGTAGCTGGCAGGACTTCGACCTGATGGGGTCGGCCCAGTTCGCCCTCTTCCTCTTCTCCGGCACCTTCGTGCCGGCCCAGGGCTACCCGACGGTGCTGCGCTGGCTCGTGGAGGCGAGCCCGCTCTACCGGGCGGTGGACCTGGTCCGGGGCATCACCACCGGGACCGGCGGCTGGCTGCGGATGGTCGACGTGTTGTACCTGCTCGCCGCCACCCTCGTGGGCCTGCTCGTCGCGTCCCGCCGGATGGGCCGGATGTTGTACAAGTGA
- a CDS encoding YihY/virulence factor BrkB family protein: MAPDRPSDPPASKDGPPVPADGSPSPVDGPPAPDDGPSSPVRLSGTSWWAALRRTVAEFQKDNLTDLAAALTYYSVLSIFPGVLVLVSLLGLLGKQTTDDVQGTIRDVVPQPEIQQILDGAINQVRENSGTASLAAILGLLTAFWSASGYIGAFMRASNAIYDVPEGRPIWKTLPIRLAVTAVIGVMLLASALIVVFTGRLAEVAGNVLGIGGAAVTVWDIAKWPVLLLLVTLMFAILYWASPNARQGGFRWITPGGLVAVVVWLLASGGLALYVVNFNSYNKTYGTLAAVIVFLVWLWLTNVAILVGAELNAELERGRAIAAGYPVDKEPYLELRDDRTLRKAARPPNE; encoded by the coding sequence ATGGCCCCGGACCGGCCTTCCGACCCACCGGCGTCGAAGGACGGGCCACCTGTGCCGGCGGACGGGTCACCTTCCCCGGTCGACGGGCCACCGGCGCCGGACGACGGGCCGTCGAGTCCGGTCCGGCTCTCCGGCACCTCCTGGTGGGCGGCGCTGCGGCGTACGGTCGCCGAGTTCCAGAAGGACAACCTGACCGACCTGGCGGCGGCGCTGACCTACTACAGCGTGCTGTCGATCTTTCCCGGCGTGCTGGTGCTGGTCTCCCTGCTCGGGCTTCTCGGCAAGCAGACCACCGACGACGTGCAGGGGACCATCCGGGACGTGGTCCCGCAGCCGGAGATCCAGCAGATCCTGGACGGCGCGATCAACCAGGTACGCGAGAACAGCGGCACGGCCAGCCTGGCGGCGATCCTCGGTCTGCTGACCGCGTTCTGGTCCGCCTCCGGTTACATCGGCGCGTTCATGCGGGCGTCGAACGCGATCTACGACGTCCCCGAGGGGCGGCCGATCTGGAAGACGCTGCCGATCCGGCTCGCCGTGACCGCCGTGATCGGGGTGATGCTGCTGGCCAGTGCCCTGATCGTGGTGTTCACCGGGCGCCTGGCGGAGGTGGCCGGCAACGTGCTCGGGATCGGCGGGGCGGCGGTGACGGTCTGGGACATCGCCAAGTGGCCGGTGCTGTTACTGCTGGTCACCCTGATGTTCGCGATCCTCTACTGGGCATCGCCGAACGCCCGGCAGGGCGGGTTCCGGTGGATCACCCCGGGTGGTCTGGTGGCCGTGGTGGTCTGGCTGCTCGCCTCGGGTGGACTCGCCCTCTACGTGGTCAACTTCAACTCGTACAACAAGACGTACGGCACCCTGGCGGCCGTGATCGTCTTCCTGGTCTGGCTCTGGCTGACCAACGTGGCGATCCTCGTCGGCGCCGAACTCAACGCCGAACTGGAGCGGGGGAGGGCGATCGCGGCCGGCTACCCGGTGGACAAGGAGCCGTACCTGGAGCTCCGCGACGATCGCACACTACGCAAGGCTGCGCGTCCGCCGAACGAATGA
- a CDS encoding ROK family protein: MRTAEPLHLRLLRLLRDQGAVSRAELADRLEMPRPRLLAELDRLVNAGYVAEAGLAASRGGRRSTLVELNPALRFAAVDLGASSIDVEVVNGRLEPVIAYTEASDIRSGPKVVLQRVNELLHKAKVEGAYERLDAVGIGVPGPVSFRDGVPVSPPIMPGWDRFPVRELLTREHNCPAVVDNDVNIMAIGERHGGVAHSVDDFLFVKIGTGIGCGIYLTGEVYRGTDGCAGDIGHIQVDSHGPMCSCGNVGCLEALFSGAAMAKDATVAARSGASPVLAERLAASGAVTALDVAEGAVEGDVTCIRLIRDGGRRVGGVLAGLVSFANPSMIVIGGGLAQLGHILLAEIRSVVYRRSLPLATGNLPVVLSELGPRAGVTGAAVLASDVAFGEAL, translated from the coding sequence GTGCGTACGGCGGAGCCACTCCACCTCCGGTTGCTGCGACTGCTCCGTGACCAGGGAGCCGTCTCCCGCGCCGAACTCGCCGACCGGCTGGAGATGCCCCGACCGCGCCTGCTCGCCGAGCTGGACCGGTTGGTGAACGCCGGCTACGTCGCCGAGGCGGGGCTCGCCGCGTCACGGGGCGGTCGCCGGTCCACACTGGTCGAACTCAACCCCGCCCTGCGGTTCGCCGCGGTGGACCTGGGTGCGAGTTCGATCGACGTCGAGGTGGTCAACGGCCGCCTCGAACCGGTGATCGCGTACACCGAGGCGAGCGACATCCGCTCCGGCCCAAAGGTCGTTTTGCAGCGGGTCAACGAGCTGCTGCACAAGGCCAAGGTGGAGGGCGCGTACGAGCGGCTCGACGCGGTCGGCATCGGCGTACCCGGCCCGGTGAGTTTCCGGGACGGTGTGCCCGTGTCCCCGCCGATCATGCCGGGGTGGGACCGTTTCCCCGTACGTGAGCTACTCACCCGCGAGCACAACTGCCCCGCGGTGGTGGACAACGACGTCAACATCATGGCGATCGGAGAACGGCACGGAGGTGTCGCCCACTCGGTGGACGACTTCCTCTTTGTCAAGATTGGCACCGGTATCGGGTGCGGGATCTACCTGACCGGCGAGGTCTACCGGGGCACCGACGGATGTGCCGGCGACATCGGCCACATCCAGGTCGACTCGCACGGTCCGATGTGTTCATGTGGCAACGTCGGCTGCCTGGAAGCGCTGTTCAGCGGCGCCGCCATGGCAAAGGACGCCACGGTCGCGGCTCGCAGTGGCGCATCACCGGTGCTGGCCGAGCGGCTCGCGGCGAGCGGTGCGGTCACCGCCCTGGACGTCGCCGAGGGCGCCGTCGAGGGGGACGTGACCTGTATCCGGCTCATTCGTGACGGCGGGCGCCGGGTGGGCGGAGTTCTCGCCGGCCTGGTCAGCTTCGCCAATCCATCGATGATCGTCATCGGAGGGGGGCTGGCCCAGTTGGGTCACATCCTGCTCGCGGAAATTCGCAGCGTGGTCTACCGGCGGTCGTTGCCGCTGGCCACCGGCAACCTGCCGGTGGTGCTTTCCGAACTCGGCCCACGGGCCGGGGTCACCGGCGCCGCGGTACTCGCCAGCGACGTCGCCTTCGGGGAGGCATTGTGA
- a CDS encoding sugar ABC transporter ATP-binding protein has translation MSEQVSTEQTDSAQPNIVLRLTDVVKTFPGVRALDGVQLEVRAGEVHCLLGQNGAGKSTLIKILSGAHQPDSGQVEWLGEEVNFANPQAAMKAGIATIYQELDLVDDLSVAENAFLGHEPRTLGFVRRARMERQANEILGRLGHGEIPSSRMVRSLPAAGKQIVSMARALSHDARLIIMDEPSAVLAHDEVGNLFRIIRELTAQGIAVIYISHRMDELREIGDRVTVLKDGRTTAANLPARTTPTKDLVSRMTGRNIEYVFPERPAAATAVTEATELLRVDGLCREGEFQNVSLDVRAGEIVGIAGLVGSGRSELLECIYGARRAQFGTVTMNGRKLRSGSVGAAVKAGMGMAPEERKSQALLLGEPIYRNVTLATFTRYASFGFTNAGKERAEAEQIADSLELRPRDVRRAVRTLSGGNQQKVVVGRWLLGDTRLLLLDEPTRGVDVGARAELYQVIRALAERGVGVLLVSSEVPEVLGLADRVLVMREGRVVREAPAGELDEDTVLDLVMSGSLMEGAPA, from the coding sequence GTGAGCGAGCAAGTCAGCACCGAACAGACAGATTCCGCACAACCCAATATCGTCCTGCGGCTCACCGACGTGGTGAAGACCTTCCCCGGCGTACGCGCGCTCGACGGCGTACAGCTCGAGGTACGGGCCGGCGAGGTGCACTGCCTGCTGGGCCAGAACGGCGCCGGCAAGTCCACCCTGATCAAGATCCTGTCCGGCGCGCACCAGCCCGACTCCGGGCAGGTCGAGTGGCTCGGCGAAGAGGTCAACTTCGCCAACCCGCAGGCCGCGATGAAGGCCGGGATCGCCACCATCTACCAGGAACTCGACCTGGTCGACGACCTGTCGGTGGCGGAGAACGCCTTCCTCGGCCACGAGCCGCGTACCCTCGGCTTCGTCCGTCGGGCCAGGATGGAACGTCAGGCCAACGAGATCCTCGGTCGGCTCGGCCACGGCGAGATCCCGTCGAGCCGGATGGTCAGGTCCCTGCCGGCCGCCGGCAAGCAGATCGTCAGCATGGCCCGCGCACTCTCGCACGACGCCCGGCTGATCATCATGGACGAGCCGAGCGCGGTGCTGGCCCACGACGAGGTCGGCAACCTGTTCCGGATCATCCGCGAGCTGACCGCACAGGGCATCGCGGTCATCTACATCTCGCACCGGATGGACGAGCTGCGCGAGATCGGCGACCGGGTCACCGTACTCAAGGACGGCCGGACCACGGCGGCGAACCTGCCCGCCCGGACCACCCCGACCAAGGACCTGGTCAGCCGGATGACCGGCCGCAACATCGAGTACGTCTTCCCCGAGCGTCCGGCCGCGGCGACCGCCGTCACCGAGGCCACCGAACTGCTCCGGGTCGACGGGCTCTGCCGCGAGGGCGAGTTCCAGAACGTCTCGCTCGACGTCCGCGCCGGTGAGATCGTCGGCATCGCCGGGCTGGTCGGATCCGGCCGGTCGGAGCTGCTGGAGTGCATCTACGGTGCCCGCCGGGCACAGTTCGGCACCGTCACGATGAACGGGCGCAAGCTGCGTTCGGGCAGCGTGGGCGCGGCCGTCAAGGCCGGCATGGGCATGGCACCGGAGGAGCGCAAGAGCCAGGCGCTGCTGCTCGGCGAGCCGATCTACCGCAACGTCACCCTGGCCACGTTCACCCGGTACGCGAGCTTCGGCTTCACCAACGCAGGCAAGGAACGCGCCGAGGCGGAGCAGATCGCCGACTCACTGGAACTGCGCCCGCGCGACGTACGCCGGGCCGTACGCACGCTCTCCGGCGGTAACCAGCAGAAGGTGGTGGTCGGGCGCTGGCTGCTCGGCGACACCCGACTGCTGCTGCTGGACGAGCCGACCCGGGGTGTCGATGTCGGCGCCCGCGCCGAGCTCTACCAGGTGATCCGTGCTCTCGCCGAGCGTGGGGTGGGCGTCCTGCTGGTCTCCAGCGAGGTGCCCGAGGTGCTCGGCCTGGCCGACCGTGTGCTGGTCATGCGGGAGGGGCGGGTCGTGCGCGAGGCGCCGGCCGGCGAACTTGACGAAGACACTGTGCTCGACCTCGTCATGTCGGGGTCGCTGATGGAAGGTGCGCCAGCATGA
- a CDS encoding ABC transporter permease, which yields MSDATATAVAETPQHGGATPPAKGGKWRGDLGESITRNLGLLGVLALLIIIGAVTQPDLYGDSSWVWSNVLSILQLASVVGVVTVGMTFVIIGGGIDLSAGAIVALAGVWATTVATQSYGAAGMIFTAIIVGTAVGLVNGLLISYGRLVPFIATLAMLVAARGLAAQISGKQTQVSANTFINGIAANKFLGIPILVYIFAGVVAVGWVLLNRTTFGRRTVAVGGNPEAARLAGINVKWHSLLLYGLSGLCCGIAAIMLTAQANSAQAAMGNLYELDAIAAAIIGGTLLSGGRGTIIGSVLGVIIFATITNLFAINGLPVEVQNMVKGGIIVAAVLVQQFRFKSVTQLFARNKVTTT from the coding sequence ATGAGTGACGCGACCGCGACCGCGGTGGCCGAGACCCCGCAGCACGGCGGCGCCACGCCCCCGGCCAAGGGCGGCAAGTGGCGTGGTGACCTGGGCGAGTCGATCACCCGCAACCTGGGCCTGCTGGGCGTACTGGCGCTGCTGATCATCATCGGCGCGGTCACCCAGCCCGACCTGTACGGCGACTCCTCCTGGGTGTGGAGCAACGTCCTGTCGATCCTCCAGCTCGCCTCCGTGGTCGGTGTGGTCACCGTCGGGATGACCTTCGTGATCATCGGCGGCGGCATCGACCTCTCGGCCGGCGCGATCGTGGCGCTGGCCGGGGTGTGGGCCACCACGGTCGCCACCCAGAGCTACGGCGCCGCTGGCATGATCTTCACCGCGATCATCGTCGGTACGGCCGTCGGGCTGGTGAACGGCCTGTTGATCTCGTATGGCCGGTTGGTGCCGTTCATCGCCACTCTGGCCATGCTGGTCGCCGCCCGAGGGCTGGCCGCCCAGATCTCCGGCAAGCAGACCCAGGTCTCGGCGAACACCTTCATCAACGGGATCGCCGCGAACAAGTTCCTCGGCATCCCGATCCTGGTCTACATCTTCGCCGGGGTGGTCGCCGTCGGCTGGGTGCTGCTCAACCGCACCACCTTCGGTCGCCGTACGGTCGCCGTCGGGGGTAACCCGGAGGCGGCCCGGCTCGCCGGAATCAACGTCAAGTGGCACAGCCTGCTGCTCTACGGGCTCTCCGGGCTCTGCTGCGGGATCGCCGCGATCATGCTGACCGCACAGGCCAACTCGGCCCAGGCGGCCATGGGCAACCTCTACGAACTCGACGCGATCGCCGCCGCGATCATCGGCGGCACGCTGCTGAGCGGGGGCCGGGGCACAATCATCGGCTCCGTACTCGGTGTGATCATCTTCGCCACGATCACCAACCTGTTCGCGATCAACGGCCTGCCGGTCGAGGTCCAGAACATGGTCAAGGGCGGCATCATCGTCGCCGCCGTACTGGTCCAGCAATTCCGGTTCAAGTCGGTAACCCAGCTCTTCGCGCGGAACAAGGTCACCACGACCTGA
- a CDS encoding substrate-binding domain-containing protein has translation MTQQARDLSRRRLMFGGAALGAGALLTACTSNEASAPEGQTKVADASAAAPGKPVTIGFSAPAADHGWLAAITTNAKAQAGLYSDVTFKTVEAGADAPAQLAALRTLIAQKPDVIVLLPHDGKELNAFGLEAMKAGIPVVNLDRAFPDALAYRLQIKGDNYGMGVSAGKYIGEQMKAKNIANPIIGEIPGIDSLELTQERSAGFKAELATFGFTVARRIPAEFTADTGRVAASQLLQALPKVDAVWNHDDDQGIGVLAAITQANRSEFIMVGGAGSKAAIDAIAADNSVLKATVTYSPSMASSAITLARLIGQGKGMSDLVELQVPKEITLTSETITKENASTYSKLGF, from the coding sequence ATGACCCAGCAAGCGCGCGACCTGTCGCGCCGCCGGCTGATGTTCGGCGGGGCCGCGCTCGGCGCCGGTGCCCTGCTCACCGCCTGCACCAGTAACGAGGCTTCGGCACCCGAGGGCCAGACCAAGGTCGCCGACGCGTCGGCCGCGGCACCGGGCAAGCCGGTCACCATCGGCTTCTCCGCTCCGGCCGCCGACCACGGCTGGCTCGCCGCCATCACCACCAACGCCAAGGCGCAGGCCGGGCTCTACTCGGACGTCACCTTCAAGACGGTCGAGGCCGGTGCCGACGCACCCGCCCAGCTCGCGGCGCTCCGTACGCTGATCGCGCAGAAGCCGGACGTCATCGTCCTGCTCCCGCACGACGGCAAGGAGCTCAACGCCTTCGGCCTGGAGGCCATGAAGGCCGGCATCCCGGTGGTCAACCTCGACCGGGCGTTCCCGGACGCGCTGGCCTACCGGCTGCAGATCAAGGGCGACAACTACGGCATGGGCGTCTCCGCCGGTAAGTACATCGGCGAGCAGATGAAGGCCAAGAACATCGCCAACCCGATCATCGGTGAGATCCCGGGTATCGACTCGCTGGAGCTGACCCAGGAGCGCTCGGCCGGCTTCAAGGCCGAGCTGGCCACCTTCGGCTTCACCGTGGCCCGGCGGATCCCGGCGGAGTTCACCGCCGACACCGGCCGGGTGGCGGCGTCGCAGCTCCTCCAGGCGCTGCCGAAGGTCGACGCGGTCTGGAACCACGACGACGACCAGGGCATCGGTGTGCTGGCCGCCATCACCCAGGCCAACCGCAGCGAGTTCATCATGGTCGGTGGCGCCGGCTCCAAGGCCGCCATCGACGCGATCGCCGCGGACAACAGCGTGCTGAAGGCGACCGTCACCTACAGCCCCTCGATGGCATCCTCGGCGATCACGTTGGCTCGCCTGATCGGACAGGGCAAGGGCATGTCCGACCTGGTCGAGCTGCAGGTCCCGAAGGAGATCACTCTCACTTCGGAGACCATCACCAAGGAGAACGCGAGCACTTACAGCAAGCTCGGGTTCTGA